A genomic region of Raphanus sativus cultivar WK10039 chromosome 6, ASM80110v3, whole genome shotgun sequence contains the following coding sequences:
- the LOC130494344 gene encoding probable sugar phosphate/phosphate translocator At3g14410 isoform X1, producing MKERRRRSKAVIRDHHHRQSDSMAAADRSKGIVRDEFVTYAYILLYIALSSGQIFFNKWVLSSKEINFPYPLGLTLLHMIFSSVLCFLLTKVLKIFKVEEGMTLEIYVTSVIPIGAMFAMTLWLGNTAYLYISVSFAQMLKAIMPVAVFVLGVAAGLEMMSCRMLLIMSIISFGVLVASYGELNINWIGVVYQMGGVVGEALRLIFMEILVKRKGIKLNPISLMYYVSPCSAVCLFLPWIFLEKSKMEEGSGTWDFHFLVLTLNSLCTFALNLSVFLVISHTSALTIRVAGVVKDWVVVLVSALLFADTKLTVINLFGYAIAIAGVAAYNNHKLKKEASSRVISETPGDDDSESIALVSQANTER from the exons ATGAAGGAGAGAAGACGACGAAGCAAAGCCGTAATCAGAGATCATCATCACCGTCAATCGGATTCAATGGCGGCGGCGGATCGGAGCAAAGGCATTGTGAGAGACGAGTTCGTGACATATGCTTACATTCTTCTCTACATCGCTCTCTCTAGCGGTCAAATCTTCTTCAATAAG TGGGTATTGTCATCTAAAGAAATAAACTTTCCATATCCGCTTGGGTTGACTTTGCTCCATATGATCTTCTCCTCTGTCTTGTGCTTTCTTCTCACCAAAGTTCTTAAG ATCTTCAAGGTAGAGGAAGGAATGACATTAGAAAT ATATGTTACATCAGTTATTCCAATAGGTGCCATGTTTGCCATGACCCTCTGGTTAGGAAACACTGCTTATCTCTACATTTCTGTTTCTTTTGCCCAGATGTTGAAGGCTATAA TGCCCGTTGCTGTGTTTGTTCTTGGGGTAGCTGCTGGGCTTGAGATGATGAGCTGCAGGATGCTTTTGATTATGTCTATCATAAGTTTCGGTGTTTTGGTTGCGTCCTATGGGGAGCTAAACATCAACTGGATCGGTGTAGTTTACCAAATGGGCGGTGTCGTGGGAGAAGCGCTGCGGCTTATCTTCATGGAGATTCTTGTCAAGAGGAAAGGCATTAAACTAAACCCAATCTCTCTCATGTACTATGTGAGCCCCTGCAG TGCTGTTTGCTTGTTTCTACCGTGGATCTTCCTAGAGAAGTCGAAGATGGAGGAGGGGAGTGGCACATGGGACTTCCATTTCCTGGTGTTGACACTTAACTCCCTCTGTACATTCGCTCTCAACTTGTCGGTTTTCCTGGTGATCTCTCACACGAGTGCTCTCACTATCCGAGTTGCTGGCGTTGTCAAGGACTGGGTGGTTGTCTTGGTCTCAGCTCTTCTCTTTGCAGACACAAAACTCACAGTCATTAATCTTTTTGGTTACGCCATTG CCATTGCTGGTGTAGCGGCTTATAACAATCATAAGTTGAAGAAAGAAGCGTCTTCTCGAGTTATCTCCGAAACTCCAGGAGATGATGATAGTGAATCTATAGCGTTGGTGTCACAGGCTAATAcagagagatga
- the LOC130494344 gene encoding probable sugar phosphate/phosphate translocator At3g14410 isoform X2 yields MFAMTLWLGNTAYLYISVSFAQMLKAIMPVAVFVLGVAAGLEMMSCRMLLIMSIISFGVLVASYGELNINWIGVVYQMGGVVGEALRLIFMEILVKRKGIKLNPISLMYYVSPCSAVCLFLPWIFLEKSKMEEGSGTWDFHFLVLTLNSLCTFALNLSVFLVISHTSALTIRVAGVVKDWVVVLVSALLFADTKLTVINLFGYAIAIAGVAAYNNHKLKKEASSRVISETPGDDDSESIALVSQANTER; encoded by the exons ATGTTTGCCATGACCCTCTGGTTAGGAAACACTGCTTATCTCTACATTTCTGTTTCTTTTGCCCAGATGTTGAAGGCTATAA TGCCCGTTGCTGTGTTTGTTCTTGGGGTAGCTGCTGGGCTTGAGATGATGAGCTGCAGGATGCTTTTGATTATGTCTATCATAAGTTTCGGTGTTTTGGTTGCGTCCTATGGGGAGCTAAACATCAACTGGATCGGTGTAGTTTACCAAATGGGCGGTGTCGTGGGAGAAGCGCTGCGGCTTATCTTCATGGAGATTCTTGTCAAGAGGAAAGGCATTAAACTAAACCCAATCTCTCTCATGTACTATGTGAGCCCCTGCAG TGCTGTTTGCTTGTTTCTACCGTGGATCTTCCTAGAGAAGTCGAAGATGGAGGAGGGGAGTGGCACATGGGACTTCCATTTCCTGGTGTTGACACTTAACTCCCTCTGTACATTCGCTCTCAACTTGTCGGTTTTCCTGGTGATCTCTCACACGAGTGCTCTCACTATCCGAGTTGCTGGCGTTGTCAAGGACTGGGTGGTTGTCTTGGTCTCAGCTCTTCTCTTTGCAGACACAAAACTCACAGTCATTAATCTTTTTGGTTACGCCATTG CCATTGCTGGTGTAGCGGCTTATAACAATCATAAGTTGAAGAAAGAAGCGTCTTCTCGAGTTATCTCCGAAACTCCAGGAGATGATGATAGTGAATCTATAGCGTTGGTGTCACAGGCTAATAcagagagatga
- the LOC108835798 gene encoding glycolate oxidase 1, translating to MEITNVTEYEAIAKEKLPKMVYDYYASGAEDQWTLQENRNAFARILFRPRILIDVSKIDMTTNVLGFKISMPIMVAPTAMQKMAHPEGEYATARAASAAGTIMTLSSWATSSVEEVASTGPGIRFFQLYVYKNRKVVEQLVRRAEKAGFKAIALTVDTPRLGRRESDIKNRFTLPPNLTLKNFEGLDLGKMDEANDSGLASYVAGQIDRTLSWKDVQWLQTITSMPILVKGVLTGEDARIAIQAGAAGIIVSNHGARQLDYVPATISALEEVVKATQGRVPVFLDGGVRRGTDVFKALALGASGIFIGRPVVFSLAAEGEAGVRKVLQMLRDEFELTMALSGVQVSQ from the exons ATGGAGATCACAAACGTTACTGAGTATGAAGCAATCGCAAAGGAGAAGTTGCCTAAGATGGTATATGACTACTATGCGTCCGGAGCAGAGGACCAATGGACTCTTCAGGAGAACAGAAACGCTTTCGCTAGGATCCT CTTTCGGCCTAGGATTCTGATTGATGTGAGCAAGATTGATATGACAACAAACGTCTTGGGTTTCAAGATCTCCATGCCCATCATGGTTGCTCCTACTGCCATGCAGAAGATGGCTCATCCtgaag GTGAATATGCTACGGCTAGAGCTGCGTCTGCCGCTGGAACCATCATG ACACTCTCTTCATGGGCTACTTCCAGCGTTGAAGAAGTTGCTTCCACAGGTCCAGGGATCCGATTCTTCCAGCTCTAT GTATACAAGAACAGGAAAGTGGTTGAGCAGCTCGTGAGAAGAGCAGAGAAGGCAGGGTTCAAAGCCATTGCTCTCACTGTAGACACCCCAAGGCTAGGTCGCAGAGAGTCTGATATCAAGAACAG ATTCACTTTGCCTCCAAACTTGACATTGAAGAACTTTGAAGGTCTTGACCTCGGAAAGATGGACGAG GCCAATGACTCTGGCTTGGCTTCATATGTTGCTGGTCAAATTGACCGTACCTTGAGCTGGAAG GACGTCCAGTGGCTCCAGACAATCACCAGCATGCCAATTCTTGTCAAGGGTGTTCTTACAGGAGAAGATG CAAGGATAGCGATTCAAGCTGGAGCAGCAGGGATCATTGTGTCAAACCATGGAGCTCGTCAGCTTGACTATGTCCCAGCAACAATCTCAGCCCTTGAAGAG GTTGTTAAAGCGACACAAGGACGAGTTCCTGTCTTCTTGGACGGTGGTGTTCGACGTGGAACTGATGTCTTCAAGGCACTTGCACTTGGAGCTTCCGGGATATTC ATTGGTAGACCAGTGGTGTTCTCACTAGCCGCTGAAGGAGAAGCTGGAGTCAGAAAAGTGCTTCAAATGTTACGCGATGAGTTCGAGCTAACCATGGCACTAAGTGGGGTGCAGGTCTCTCAGTGA
- the LOC108835799 gene encoding glycolate oxidase 1-like — MEITNVTEYEAIAKEKLPKMVYDYYASGAEDQWTLQENRNAFARILFRPRILIDVSKIDMTTTILGFKISMPIMVAPTAMQKMAHPEGEYATARAASAAGTIMTLSSWATSSVEEVASTGPGIRFFQLYVYKNRKVVEQLVRRAESAGFKAIALTVDTPRLGRRESDIKNRFTLPPYLTLKNFEGLDLGKMDEANDSGLASYVAGQIDRTLSWKDVQWLQTITKMPILVKGVITGEDARIAVQAGAAGIIVSNHGARQLDYVPATISALEEVVKATQGRIPVFLDGGVRRGTDVFKALALGASGIFIGRPVVFSLAAEGEAGVRKVLQMLRDEFELTMALSGCRNLKEITRNHITTEWDTPRPSAPRPSARL, encoded by the exons ATGGAGATTACAAACGTTACCGAGTATGAAGCCATTGCAAAGGAGAAGTTGCCTAAGATGGTATACGACTACTATGCCTCTGGTGCAGAGGACCAATGGACTCTTCAAGAGAACAGAAACGCTTTCGCTAGGATCCT CTTTAGGCCTCGGATTCTGATTGATGTGAGCAAGATTGATATGACAACAACCATCTTGGGTTTCAAGATATCCATGCCGATCATGGTTGCTCCTACTGCCATGCAGAAGATGGCTCACCCGGAAG GGGAATATGCTACTGCTAGAGCTGCGTCTGCTGCTGGAACCATCATG ACACTGTCGTCATGGGCTACTTCCAGTGTTGAAGAAGTTGCCTCCACAGGACCAGGGATTCGATTTTTCCAGCTCTAT GTATACAAGAACAGGAAAGTGGTTGAGCAGCTCGTGAGAAGAGCCGAGAGTGCAGGGTTCAAAGCCATTGCTCTCACTGTAGACACCCCAAGGCTAGGTCGCAGAGAGTCTGATATCAAGAACAG ATTCACTTTACCTCCATACCTGACATTGAAGAACTTTGAAGGTCTCGACCTCGGAAAGATGGACGAG GCCAATGACTCTGGCTTGGCTTCATATGTTGCTGGTCAAATTGACCGTACCTTGAGCTGGAAG GATGTCCAGTGGCTCCAGACAATCACCAAAATGCCGATTCTTGTCAAGGGTGTTATTACAGGAGAGGATG CAAGGATAGCGGTTCAAGCTGGTGCAGCAGGAATCATTGTGTCGAATCATGGAGCTCGCCAGCTTGACTACGTCCCGGCAACAATCTCAGCCCTTGAAGAG GTTGTCAAAGCGACACAAGGACGAATCCCTGTCTTCTTGGATGGTGGAGTTCGTCGTGGCACTGACGTCTTCAAGGCACTTGCACTTGGAGCCTCAGGGATCTTC ATTGGAAGACCAGTGGTGTTCTCACTTGCTGCTGAAGGAGAGGCTGGAGTCAGAAAGGTGCTTCAAATGCTGCGTGATGAGTTTGAGCTGACCATGGCACTCAGTGGCTGCAGGAATCTCAAGGAAATCACCCGTAACCACATCACCACCGAATGGGACACCCCACGCCCTTCAGCCCCACGCCCTTCAGCAAGGTTATAG
- the LOC130494403 gene encoding uncharacterized protein LOC130494403 — MIGRRAGTNRIGMRRDDSYLTRFVDSVFSLFRLAEFEILFVMFFVIAYVIFKDLTARPEYNRILVEKPGGSDIWPF, encoded by the exons ATGATCGGGCGGCGTGCTGGAACTAATCGGATCGGTATGAGGAGGGACGACTCGTATCTGACTCGGTTCGTTGACTCAGTGTTTTCTCTGTTCCGATTAGCTGAGTTTGAGATCCTGTTTGTGATGTTCTTCGTTATAGCCTACGTCATCTTCAAAGATCTG ACGGCGAGGCCGGAGTACAATCGGATTCTTGTGGAGAAGCCCGGTGGATCTGACATCTGGCCGTTTTAG